The Pogona vitticeps strain Pit_001003342236 chromosome 3, PviZW2.1, whole genome shotgun sequence genome includes a window with the following:
- the MMS19 gene encoding MMS19 nucleotide excision repair protein homolog: MAAGGSGVGMGMPASPLLDWEREGAAKEAAEGVKAGTCTVLDVVENLRSPLENAEPRIRAQGIQMLSDVLLQCYSLLQEQEVTHLVLFYENRLKDHHLVIPCVLQGLKALSMCGVLAPGLAVSVLKAIFQEIHVQSLLQLDRHTVYSIIMNFMSNRETELKSLGADFTFGFIQVMDGEKDPRNLLIAFQIVQDIIVKGYALGPFTEELFEVTSCYFPIDFTPPPNDPHGIQRGDLIVSLRAVLTSTPAFAEFLLPLLIEKMDSDVQSAKLDSLQTLSAACAIYGEKELKEFIPSLWSSLRREVFQTASEKIEAEGLSALRALSTCLSRLVLSSDDEDLLDSFLRDVLQDCRHHLCEPDMKLVWPSAKLLQAAAAGSLRAYYQITSSVIPLLVEEYAKHVQSSQHRTILEVLLGFLELRQKWGPGEEEKSPLLSSKASLCSMVFSALTESNVQLQLVGIQVLTFLGSLQGLLDPPDVEMLVDHLAKFILNEEDSQTSLAAMKAAGTLSPVYPDAFSRYLVQKLSEGLQSELQEESGPTQRERCLQALAAVSTHPSIMRETVPVLLQCLQQVQKGKMPASIQFVVSVCQSLQQVALQCHRDTQSYWYFNQAVVPCLLGLAVQDAMQENSHTVLSKVLLKEEALSAMVPVISAACMHLSPELAAQSVSKMVPLFLDGELSFLPGNSFPSTFHPFQDGQRPVAAQRRLVALLMAFVCSLPKNVPIPQQDRLLHELLALSCSSDCPFTATAAAKCFAGLVNKHPAGPQLDQLLEMAMNKLEQGLNEGPHQSQTLTLLLWITKALLLRYHPLTTQLTDKLLMLLENPVLGPAVSDGFALLMGDSPDVLGKSCHAEVRLMFRQRFFTDCVPQLVHGFHTAAPGVKANYLKALSHILNHLPKPVLVTEMPTLLPLLLEALSCPDHVVQQSTLHCLQPLLLEAPHVMSLHIDTLVGKFLNLTDNPAMAIRIAALQCLHALAALPTPVVIPYKARVIKALAKPLDDKKRLVRKEAVLARGEWFLLGTPGR; the protein is encoded by the exons gagTGAAAGCTGGGACCTGTACTGTCTTAGATGTCGTGGAAAATCTGCG ATCCCCTCTTGAGAATGCAGAACCTCGAATTCGTGCCCAGGGCATCCAAATGCTCTCTGATGTTCTCCTGCAGTGTTACTCTTTACTCCAGGAGCAGGAAG TGACCCATCTTGTCTTGTTCTATGAAAACCGACTGAAAGATCATCACCTTGTCATTCCTTGTGTTCTGCAAGGACTGAAAGCTCTG AGTATGTGTGGGGTATTGGCTCCAGGTCTGGCAGTGTCTGTCCTCAAAGCCATCTTCCAGGAGATTCATGTCCAG TCTTTGCTGCAATTGGATCGGCATACTGTGTACAGCATCATCATGAACTTCATGAGCAACCGAGAGACAG AGCTGAAGAGCCTGGGTGCTGATTTCACCTTTGGCTTCATCCAAGTGATGGATGGGGAGAAGGACCCACGCAACCTGCTGATAGCCTTTCAGATAGTACAAGACATAATTGTAAAGGGCTATGCACTAG gaccctttacaGAGGAGCTGTTTGAAGTTACTTCCTGCTACTTCCCCATCGATTTTACCCCT CCTCCCAATGATCCCCATGGAATTCAGAGAGGAGATCTGATTGTCAGCCTGCGGGCAGTGCTGACCTCCACCCCTGCTTTTGCTGAG TTCCTGCTCCCCTTGCTCATAGAGAAAATGGACTCTGACGTACAAAGTGCCAAGTTGGACTCCTTGCAGACCCTG aGTGCTGCCTGTGCAATCTATGGAGAGAAAGAGCTGAAGGAATTCATACCTAGCCTTTGGTCATCCTTACGTAGAGAG GTATTTCAGACAGCGAGTGAGAAAATTGAAGCAGAAGGTCTGTCTGCTTTGCGTGCTCTGTCAACATGTTTGTCCCGCTTGGTGCTCAGTTCAGATGATGAGGATCTTCTAGATTCCTTTCTTAGAGATGTCTTGCAAG ATTGCAGACACCATTTGTGTGAGCCTGACATGAAGCTCGTGTGGCCAAGTGCCAAGCTCTTGCAGGCAGCTGCTGCGGGCTCGTTGCGGGCCTATTACCAGATCACTAGCAGTGTAATTCCCTTGCTGGTAGAAGAGTATGCCAAACATGTGCAG AGTAGCCAGCACAGGACAATCTTGGAGGTGCTGCTTGGTTTCTTGGAGCTGCGACAAAAATGGGGTCCTGGAGAGGAAG AGAAAAGTCCACTACTTTCCTCCAAAGCTTCTCTGTGTTCCATGGTGTTCTCTGCACTTACTGAGTCCAATGTGCAACTGCAGTTGGTTGGGATCCAGGTGCTGACTTTTCTAGGATCACTGCAAG GGCTTCTGGATCCACCAGATGTGGAGATGCTTGTGGACCATCTTGCAAAGTTTATCTTGAATGAAGAGGATTCCCAGACCAG CTTGGCAGCTATGAAGGCAGCTGGCACCTTGTCTCCTGTCTATCCAGACGCCTTCAGCAGATACTTGGTTCAGAAGCTTTCAGAAGGGTTACAGTCAG AACTTCAGGAGGAGAGCGGTCCAACGCAGCGGGAACGTTGCCTGCAGGCTTTGGCAGCAGTGTCTACTCATCCAAGTATAATGAGGGAAACTGTTCCAGTCCTCCTGCAATGCCTCCAGCAAGTTCAGAAAG GCAAAATGCCAGCAAGTATCCAGTTTGTTGTGTCTGTGTGCCAGAGTCTACAGCAGGTGGCATTGCAGTGCCATCGAGATACTCAGAGCTATTGGTACTTTAACCAAGCTGTGGTGCCCTGCTTATTGGGTTTAGCAGTGCAAGATGCTATGCAAG AGAACTCACATACAGTGTTAAGCAAAGTGCTGCTGAAGGAGGAAGCCTTATCAGCCATGGTACCTGTCATCAGTGCTGCTTGTATGCACTTAAGCCCAGA GCTGGCTGCTCAGAGTGTCTCCAAAATGGTCCCCCTGTTCTTAGACGGAGAGCTATCCTTTCTGCCTGGAAACAGTTTCCCCAGCACTTTCCATCCTTTCCAG GATGGGCAACGTCCAGTGGCAGCCCAGAGAAGGCTTGTTGCTCTCCTCATGGCCTTTGTCTGCTCACTTCCAAAAAAC GTTCCAATTCCACAGCAGGACCGGTTGCTACATGAGCTGCTAGCTCTGAGCTGCTCCTCTGATTGCCCCTTCACTGCCACAGCTGCTGCTAAGTGCTTTGCAGGACTAGTTAACAAGCACCCAGCAG GACCTCAGCTAGATCAGCTCTTGGAAATGGCCATGAACAAGCTGGAGCAAGGTCTGAATGAGGGTCCCCATCAAAGCCAGACCCTCACTCTGCTGCTGTGG ATAACTAAGGCTTTGTTGCTACGCTACCATCCTCTAACCACACAACTGACTGACAAG CTGCTCATGCTTCTGGAGAACCCTGTCCTTGGCCCTGCTGTCAGTGATGGCTTTGCCTTGCTCATGGGTGACTCCCCAGATGTGCTGGGCAAGAGCTGCCATGCTGAAGTGCGCCTCATGTTCCGACAGCGCTTCTTCACTGACTGTGTACCACAGTTAGTGCACGGATTCCACACAGCTGCCCCTG GTGTGAAAGCAAATTATCTGAAAGCCCTGTCCCACATACTGAACCATCTACCTAAGCCGGTATTAGTGACAGAGATGCCTACA TTGCTACCACTGTTGCTGGAAGCTCTGTCATGTCCTGACCATGTGGTCCAGCAGTCAACTTTGCATTGTCTGCAGCCATTGTTACTTGAAGCACCTCATGTTATGAGCCTGCATATTGACACACTTGTGGGCAAGTTTCTTAACCTGACAGACAACCCTGCTATG GCAATCCGTATTGCTGCTCTTCAGTGCCTCCATGCACTTGCTGCCCTACCCACCCCAGTG GTCATCCCTTACAAGGCAAGGGTAATTAAGGCACTTGCCAAACCCTTGGATGACAAGAAGCGGTTGGTTCGGAAAGAAGCCGTGTTGGCCCGAGGAGAGTG gttTCTGCTTGGCACCCCTGGCAGGTGA